A stretch of DNA from Channa argus isolate prfri chromosome 7, Channa argus male v1.0, whole genome shotgun sequence:
ACGGTTAATTACTATGTAGATTTGCTGTGACTATAGAGCAGACATTCAGGTGAAGCAATTGAGATGCTGAGTGGGACGTTTTTAATTATGATGAGAAGCTGGTTTACTCTCCAGCTCTCTCTGTTTCACTTTTGGAAGCCCCACCACCTCCTTCGAACGTCCTGACTCAGGGTAGTCGTAGCAGGCAGTAGGCACGGTGTCAATGAAAACAGATGTTTTCATGAGCAGTAGCATTAGGTCGGACTGGGTACAGTTGATCCTTCGCGGTGGGATTCACAGAAGCTTCTACTGAATGCATTAGCAGAAAGCCACcgtgtgtgtttgacttttaGAGTCAGACACAAATATCTTGTGGAATGTGAAGCATCAGTGGTTAGATTGGTGGAAAAGTGATGTTTTTGGAGCTTTTTACACAGTAGAATGGATGGAAAGTAGTGAACCGAAGAAGAGATGCAGattattatgtgtattttttttatatactatTACATTTTTGGTCACCCATTAAATCATTGTGTATCCTACAGTTATACCACGATATAAGTGTTATTGTATAAATAGTGGTTCCTCCTGTGGGCTGGTGTGTTAACAGATAATGTAAGTGGAGTGTAGTTAAACacagttgttaacattaataTCTTTTCACAGGAGAAAGTTAAATTAGTGACCAATAAAAACAGCCCTCTACGCCGCTGTGTGTGCTGGGGGGGATTTTGTGGGGGGTCAGCTCATTGGGATATATTGTACATGAACACGTGTGTTGGATTTCCCACCTCCCATTGTTGTTTCCTCGGCTGTTTGGGATTTGTCTCAAATTTCTGCAGTGATTTTGGGAAGAAACGTAATTGTGTTTGACGTATTACCTTCGTGTACGCTCTCTGCTGTTTGTCAGCTGGCAGTGTTTACCTACTACGCCGTGTGGAAGCCTCAGAAGCAGTGGGTGACCCTGGAACAAGGCATCTGGCAAAGCCCCCTGACCTACAAGCCTGATCACAGGAAGGAAGCGTGGCGTTTTATCTCCTACATGTTTGTCCACGCCGGGTAAGTTTGGTCAGTTTCCcactgacattttacagtatataatctTGGCCGCACAGTAAACACCAATTTGGCAAAGCCCGTGAAGTTTGTGGCGTGTGTTGATGCTGACAGAGGTGTTGATTCATTCCTGTGGTCATTTGTGATACTGCAGGTTGTGACCGCTGCACCCTTCTTTGttgcattagtttttttttcagtctattCAGAGATATTTATACACAGGTACACAGAGGCCAAACAGCCTGGCTGAGCTGCTGGTGCACCTGTCAAAACACTGCGTTGGAATGCAGTGAGCAAAATGTCACAGAAATCATACATAAGGCCCAGCATCACAGGAAAACCAAAAATCATGGCCACACACAGGAAAACGGCATTAGCAGAGAGAAGCACACAAAGAATGCAGGTGCTGATATGTGTTTTCTTACTGTCAAACCAACAAGGAATTTATTTTTCTCGTTGTTAAGATGAAGTCTTACATAAAGTATCTAATGACACATGTTAAAACGAACattgtggtttattttaagTCAATCCTCCGTATTCCTCCTCACCACCTTAAGTGCTCACTAGAACCCCAATTGTGCGTTAAtctgcaaatgaaaataatccccaaaacaaacatggtttACTGGCATTTGCTTTCGCGATTCAAAGAAGGTTATTAATCCCGGGGGGAAACTGCTTCACATGGTTACCGCTGCTCTCTGCtcataaagaaaaggaaaggaaagaaccACACCAACGCAAAAACATTGACATCCCTCAGTAAGATTAGAACGCTTAAGGATGAAGAACATGGGGTGTATGATGAGTAGGTCAGTGGAGAACGAAGCACTCAAAAagtgtacttaagtaaaattacaaataaacaaaaacatactccagtaaaagtataagtacccactgacatttctacttaagtaaaagtaaatacatgatttatatttaacttaaagtattaaaagtaatgtcatttcaagcataaaacactaatacaaccactgatttaaaaaacatgagctttattttattacttgcacctgatttaatccaagCAAGCACAGTGGGTGGTTGTAACATCACTGACCAATACTGACACATTCATATTCAAtcatatgaatgtgtgaatcagcaggGACCAGCTCTGTCCCAGTTCTCAGTGAAGTCACACCAAGAACTCAATATCTCCCAACATCTCCCCTTTCTGAGTGCACAGAACCAAGATAAAGAGGGAGTTAAGAAACTTTTTGGAGCGCTACTCTTGACACAGAGTACAATGATGTCATATTTTACAATGAGTTCAGCAGCTTTATGTCTAAAAATAAACCATTAGTTCaggggtttgtgtttgtgttggatgTGATGATGGTGAAAACAGTGTGGGTAGGACACAATACACAGGTGGTACAGAGGGACATCGTTGATTAGATAGCAGGGAATTGCACATTGATGTtgatatttaattgttttgaaatatttcttgTCTTCCCTGTCTTCGTTATGACATGTCCAGCTCCGCGCTCACAACACAGACAGTCCTCTTGGTTAATTTGCCCAGCCTGTCTCTGTGGTCCACCTCATGTCCCTCCCCCAGCAGACCACACCACAGAAGATGGCCCTGGCCACCACAGATGCAGAGAACACCTGCAGCCTGATGTTGCAGACACTGAAAGACCTAAACCTCTGCGAAAAACACAGCTGACTCTGGCTTTGTTTTAAAGGTCCAGGTTTTATGGTCCAGGTTATTTTCCAAGTGGACTCGGCCACAACCTGCACCTCCTCTCCCCATTAAGAGAATTACAGGAGTGCTTCCTGAAGTCCGCTGCTGGCGCCTTTGTTTTCCTGGTGTTGAGCTTTAGGGGGATTAAGCCCACACCGCTCCACAAAGTTCACTGTGAGAGAATTATAGAAAATCAGGTCGTGTCCTTTCAAATCAGCCATCAAATGGAATCAACATAAGCGTTTTACTGTCGGGCTGCAGATATTTCTGGGATCTCGTGCACCCTCCTGTACATTTGTGACATTTACTCCTCATGGTCGAGTGTATTCTGCTCATCCTCCACCGCTGCTCTTCTCTAGTGTGCAGCACATTGTGGGCAACCTGgtgatgcagctgctgctgggtATCCCGCTGGAGCTGGTCCATAAAGGGTTTGAAGTGGGAATGGTGTACCTCTCTGGTGTACTGGCAGGTAAGAAACACATGTCTCTGTCTGCATTTCCTCCTCATATGCAGCAAAAAGAATTTGCACCCAGACCTTTGCCGTTAGATTTCCTGGCTGTTAGAAACACCCCTGATGGCAAAACGGATCATTTCTGTGCCTGTTTCCCCTCAGGCTCTTTGGCCAGCTCCATCTTTGATCCCCTCAGTGCCTTGGTCGGGGCTTCTGGTGGGGTTTACGCCCTATTAGGAGGTTACTTTATGAATGCGGTTGTGGTAAGTTTACTTGCCCTTTACCAGTAGAGTGTGTACATCATCTCAGTagtatttactttgtttttatgaattatTAGGAAATCTTGTAAAATAGGATTATTCTATTTTACAAGATTTTATAACTATGATTCTGTGAGCACAGTAGAACAGAGGCCGTTAGTTTAACATAATGAACCTAAACTTTCGCAAAAAAGACAAGTCTTATTAATTTTGCCAGATATGCgtgtattttattaacattaaattctctaatgttgacattaaaattaaagtctAGGTTTCCTATGGTGGCCCAATTCCTCATCAGTATGTGAATTAGTCAGTTAATCAGTTAGTGGATAAACAGAACATTAATCTGCAACTCTTCAGATAATTTCATTATTCTTTTAGTCATCTTTGGAAAAAATTCCAAACTCTATCTTAAGTATAAGAATTTGATGCTTTTTCTAATTATGTATAATACTACACTGACCTTCTGGAGTTTAAtctgaaatgtacaaaaactaaaacaaaaaacatagtgGGCAGAAATAACAGCTgcttattcatatttaaatgtcatATTAATGGTTGCAATTGTCATTTTAAAGGAGCATTTACTAAACTACTGCTAGTTCTTAGTATTTGAGTTTTTAAGCTGTAAAAAGCAGACTGTCGACTTTACTCTTCACTCACAGAATTTCAGAGAGATGATTCCTCTCCTCGGAGTGTTCCGTATCCTCGCCATAGTAATTATTGGTAAGTTCTCCTGTGTGTTCTAGACTATTTGTTATGCTGTAAGTGAtgaagtcacattttaaaatgtttgatttttaacactgttttttttttttccagttgccACAGATTTTGGATTTGCCTTCTACAGGAGATTTATCGCTCACGAGCAGGGTTTGCAggtacagagaaaaacaaagggtCTTGCTAAACCTTTTCAGACAGAAGAGCCCCAGTAGTAAACCAGCTAATCCTGCAAACCTCTCTGACACACTcgtttggttttatttagttGTAGCTACTGATGAGATCAGCAGCTCCTG
This window harbors:
- the rhbdl2 gene encoding rhomboid-related protein 2 → MAAEMAKVDIEQLEPLPVDRDGGKLRSEEDQPDSDRNPGCCERFHHFVSRWMLPEDLRETYLERANCCPPPIFIILISIGELAVFTYYAVWKPQKQWVTLEQGIWQSPLTYKPDHRKEAWRFISYMFVHAGVQHIVGNLVMQLLLGIPLELVHKGFEVGMVYLSGVLAGSLASSIFDPLSALVGASGGVYALLGGYFMNAVVNFREMIPLLGVFRILAIVIIVATDFGFAFYRRFIAHEQGLQVSFVAHFGGIVAGMTVGYVFFSAYNMKLLKDPRFWLCIVGYIAFVLFAVLFNIFLSPAP